Genomic window (Larimichthys crocea isolate SSNF chromosome V, L_crocea_2.0, whole genome shotgun sequence):
ctggacatagtctccatgatgtCCTGTTTGGACAGTTCAGCTGAACCTCTCTAAAACTGAACTACtggtcctcccagccaaacctactatacaTTATGACATCAGCATCAAAATCAACTCCCTATGTCTTGCCACCACCAGGGTAGTGAGAAACTTACCTTCACTAATCATGTCACCTCAGTTGTCCGGTCATGCCACTTTGtgctccactggctacctgttgcagcccacattaaattcaagaAGCTAATACTGGCCTATAGTTGTTTCTggtactgcacctacctacttgAACACCCTTGTACAGGCATATGTTATCTCACAACCGTTGTGCTCCTCCAgtgaacgacgcctggctctgccacccattcgctcaaggcaatccaaacttttctcgtctgttgtaCCCTGTTGGTGGAATGGCAGGAAATGaactacatttacatttagtcatttagctgacacttttatctaaAGCAACTAACAAAAAAGGTAAACAATCAAGGCACAgtgcaacaaaaacatgttagtgcagcaataattACTACTCACATAGAAAGTGACAGTTCTAGAGGtggatttatcatgtccagttgttgatagtgttggagaggaggtcctctctgaagagctggaggtcttcaggatcctctctgaagagctggaggtcttcaggaggtttgtgaaggtagaaaCGGACGGAACTGGTAGGACCTTGgaggacgttccaccaacggggaacaacagacgaggagagtttggattgtcctgacAGGGTGGCAAAGCCAGGTGtcattcattggaggaggtaacatatgtctgaaTAAAGTCATTTAAGTAGATAAGTgcagactactttgtagtcagcattagcaAATTtcaatttaatgtgggctgctacaggtagccagtggagcttgatgagcagcggggtaacgACCTGGCACGCTGCCGCCTTCTGGTTtatctgaaagggtttcagtgtgcaggctgggaggcccgtcaggagggcgttacagtgagcctgtatcaggagttggcAGTTtgcatgttgagtcaggtaaggTCTGAATTCTCTTATTTTGTGAAGTGTGAAGCAGCACGACTGGGCAACCGAGGTAACGTGATCAGAGAAAGTAACAGTAGTTGGTCATCGATGATGACACATCGAAGTTTCTCGTTGCCCTGGTTGGAGCGAGACATAGGGAGTCAATTTTGAACTACACCCTCATCCGTTgtacagcaaaaaaacacaaggttCCATCTGGAGCAAATTATGTAAATTACAGGCTCAATGCAACTAATGCAGAGAGCTACAGATTTATGACAGGCCTGAGCTTACTGAAATGTCTGGACTCaacatttgtcttgtttttaacaTACAGCAGAACTGAATACAGCACATTAAATTATCACCtcacgtttgttttgtttgtttttttggtaccAAAACTATGAGCTGAAAGAGTCTAAAATGCTCCTTGAAGCTGCAGGGATGGTGACAGTCTTTGTAGAGCTTAAAGACCACTTCAACATTCAGCTCCagttaaaaaacactttatagGCTGGACTTCCTGTatcacagtattttattttacatttttataatggCAGTAATTACAGAAATGGCCTCGGCTGCTTACATGCGAGGAGTCGAGGAGGAGCGGATTATTCTATGTAATTGAGTTAACCTGGAACATGAGAGTGAGGTGTTATatggaagatggagagaggaggaggtgaaggcgGGGGAGGATGGAGTGTGAAAGGCTACATTAAGGCGTTTTGTATCTCGGAGAATGAATCAGAGAATCAATCGCTCCTCTTTGAGACGACAACAATGGAGGAACGAGTCACTTATTTCTTCATTATGGTGTTTCTGACTGAGTGCCCTCCGACGGGCCGAGAGTCAATGCTACATTGATATTATTCAATGATAATGAAAGCTTGTAATTAAATTTTCAGTCCTGTCCAAATATTGGCTTGCGTTATGTTTTGTTACTATGGAAACGTGGATTCCACGAGGCACAGTAACTGTTACATCGCAGAATTTATGTTCctattcctttatttttttttaaaatagcacAGCGGTCTCATAATTAGATGAACAGCTCACTTATCAGAgaacattatgtttttatattccagggaaaggaagagaaatgacatgaaataatctATTTGCAGTCTTTGTGCCACATTGAGGAAAAAACTGGAGTGGTGCCCTATAGCTCACCTGGTATAGCATGCAGCCCATGCACTGAGGAAATTTCGTGTCTTCAGCTGTCGCTATCAGAAAAATGAAGGCAGGACAGGATGATGATGTCGTTTGAGTaatttgatgtttattttggtCACACggattcattttttattatttattcttgattttatttgtgataGAGGTTGATCTGTCTTCAGgcttaaacattttatattttagtggTGGTGCAGGTGAGGTCATGTGCAGTAGGTGATCCATGGTCCAGTCCAGTGTGCAGCTTTGTCCTCATGCCctgtttcacatttttgaaCCACTTTGTCCTTAAACTGAGAAACAGTGACTAATTACAGTACATGCTATCAGCAGAGGTTTCTGTCAAGTTTCTGTGACCTGGATGACCCCCGCAGTAAAAGAACAGGGATGGTCAGTCAGCGCCATCCTGTGGTGGAAAGACAACACTGCATCTGTTTACATGGAATTTTCTTTGCCTCACTCTCATTTTCTAATAAATGAATCTGATCACTACGTTTAGATTATTTAGATTTCTAGCCTTCTCGCTTTAACCTTTCAAACTCCCAATTTCTTTACGttccttttctctttgtcttgccTTTGTCTCACTTTTCTTTGTGCCTCCTCTTTCAATgtcttctctttatttctcactttcttcttcttcacgttCACTCCCTCCTACAGCTTtatctcttcctttcttccaaAGCTTGACCTtcccagcctcctcctcctctccctcttttagtataaatatataaatatatataataatatatatcagAAGCACTCAAGCACCTCCTCGGGCTGCAGAAAGaccaattaattaaaaacactaatAACCCTTTCTCTACTGGGGGAAAGAGCATTTTCCTCCTCATACATTATTAATGTGGCTCTGTATGATCACTTgcaggtagtgtgtgtgtgtgtgtgtgtgtgtgtgtgtgtgtgtgtgattttcacTCGGCGGAGCTCATTAAAAGCTGACCAGAGAGTGAGTAAGTGAGTGAGATGCTCTGAGTGTGTATGGTAAGAGCTggccaaagtgtgtgtgtgtgtgtgtgtgtgtgtgtgtgtgtgtgtgtgtaggctcaTTTGTAGCTCATGTTAAGTGGCGGTTGAGTAGGCCCTGGGGCCACACAGATGCGGGTTAGGAGGAAATGAAGTGAACAGGTTAATGAGAAGATGTTCTGTTCCTTATCTGTTACCTacagtgtttctctgctgtttggATTCATCGTTTGAGAAAAGAGTCTCACATTatgaaaatctaaaatgtgtTCCCAAAACTGTTCATACAGTCATCGAAAACACAAAGTGGTTTCTAAAAGGAAAATGCATTAGCAttactcacctgttcaaatgatattaagacttaaagttatgcagaattaacagcgtggatgCTTTGTCTGACAGGTGGCTGCTGTTACAGCTgccttgtttgagcagccaggcttcattcggcccgcctcaggtccactgatgatccacgtctttacccATTTTCAGATTATCCGGGAGGTGGAAAAAGCAGTACGGACAACATGGTGGTGGCTAGTGACGCCTATTTTGAGCTTAAAAATTGCACTTTGGAAACTTATGAGTGACATTCCATTTACAGTCATTGGTCTGAACCAGGGCTGAGAAAATGGAGGTATAGTTGACCAGTGCAAGTTAACATGTAGAGTAGAAATGTAGCTGGAATTAGAACGTTTTGTTGGGAACAATGAGAATTCAAAGACTTAACTTCTGAATTCTGTTTAAAAGCATGCAGCTGTAGCATTCAGCTGACTCACTGTTACGTCTCCGTCATGGTTTACTGGGACACGTGAATGAAATAGATTACTCCATAATCTTTGATTTTCTGCTATGACAAGTCATAAAGTCTGCTGTGAATAACCCTCAGTCACTGTAATGAAcctgaggaagagaaaaaaactaaaagatagTTGCCAAGTGGGGGGAGGGGCCACACCATGGACACCAACTTCAACGTCAGACtcctgaaatgaaactgaaagttACAGAAAGtaagcagctgcagctgagagagagagagagagagagagggctctgctgtttctgttgaaACGGAGACATAGGAGTGAACAGCACTGATCAACAAACACACCTCTGCCAAACACTGGTGAGTACAGCACACATTATCTATCATTtcataaactgtgtttaaataaccagcatgtacacacactcgaGCTGTGTTCAGGCAGTGTGCctgttttaagatttaaaaaagaaactcatcaAATGAGACTTTAACTTGTGTGCACTGCAGCTATACAATACAAAAGTGTGCCCTAACATTCTAGTAACCATAGTCTGACAgtctgattttaaataaatgagaaataatCTATACAGCTGACTCATCATTTTCCATGCTTTTACTTTTGTTCTCATTGTGCAGAGacagtacagtatgtctgcTGCCAGCAGTTTGCTGTCTGAGGATCAGTTTCTGTGCTCCATCTGTCTGGATGTGTTCACTGATCCAGTCAGCACACCATGTGGACACAACTTCTGCAAAAAATGCATCACTACGAACTGGGATCTTAATTTCCCGTGTCAGTGTCCCAACTGTAAAAAGACTTTTAACACAAGACCTGAGCTGCAGGTCAATACTTTCATCTCTGAGATGGTTGCTCACTTTAGAAAGTCGGCTGAACAGAAAActggcagcagctcagagaaacAAGCTGTCCAAGCAGGAGAAGTTCCCTGTGACGTCTGCACTGGAACCAAACTGAAGGCCCTGAAGTCCTGCCTGGTGTGTCTGGTCTCCTACTGTGAGACTCACCTGGAGCCTCATGTGACAATGCCAGGCCTGAAAAGACATCAGCTGATCGACCCTGTGACTAATCTAGAAAGCCGGATGTGTACCAAGCACGATAAACTGCTGGAGCTGTTCTGCAAGGATGATCAgacatgtgtttgcatgctctGTACCATTTCAGAGCACAAGGTGCATGAAGTTGTTCCTCTAGAAGAAGAATATGAGGGAAAGAAGGCCGAGCTGGGGAAGAAAGGGGCTGAACTTCTGCAGATGATCCAAGAGAGACAACTGAAAATTGAAGAGCTCAAACGTTCTGTCGAGGTGAGCTGGGAAAACGCATACGGAGAGATAAAAGCCGGTGTTTGTGCCTTCACCAAGTTGAAATACATTATTCAGAGAAACCAGACCAAAGTCATTGAGATGATTGaggaaaagcacaaaacaacagagaaacaggCTGATGGCTTCATCAAAGAGCTGCAAGAGGAAATCTctgagctgaagaagaaaagcgCTGAGCTGGAGCAGGTCTCACACTCTGAAGATCACTGTAACCTTCTCCAAAACTTCCCGTCCCTGAATGCTGCTCCACC
Coding sequences:
- the LOC104929630 gene encoding E3 ubiquitin-protein ligase TRIM21; translation: MSAASSLLSEDQFLCSICLDVFTDPVSTPCGHNFCKKCITTNWDLNFPCQCPNCKKTFNTRPELQVNTFISEMVAHFRKSAEQKTGSSSEKQAVQAGEVPCDVCTGTKLKALKSCLVCLVSYCETHLEPHVTMPGLKRHQLIDPVTNLESRMCTKHDKLLELFCKDDQTCVCMLCTISEHKVHEVVPLEEEYEGKKAELGKKGAELLQMIQERQLKIEELKRSVEVSWENAYGEIKAGVCAFTKLKYIIQRNQTKVIEMIEEKHKTTEKQADGFIKELQEEISELKKKSAELEQVSHSEDHCNLLQNFPSLNAAPPTKDWKEVRVHLPSYDGSVRTTVAQLVEMVENEMKKLFPKADLKTAQQSAVEVTLDPDTANPELILSEDGKQVHHGNTKRNLPNNPERFSYCACVLGKPIDYSGRFYFEVQVKGKTQWVVGVAKESVNRKGRISINHKNGYWTVCLSKETVYCASTDPPVRLPLKAKLEKVGVFVDYEQGLVFFYDVNAADLIYAFTGCSFTEKLLPLFCPSFNQGGKNSAPLIICPVNPTK